One stretch of Shewanella sp. Arc9-LZ DNA includes these proteins:
- a CDS encoding ABC transporter permease produces the protein MLHIKPILSSLMRSKSAPVLLLLQIILSVAIVANASFIINERLSLMQRESGYAEDQILTFNLYNFDPAIDNMKQNQVDQQILRSLPNVIDASYSNMLPLSGSGWMDRYVDGPDADTAKSTPGFAFYLGNEHLLNVMGAKLIAGRNFTADEINTSLDDSGMMALVSQPLAKAFWGDESPLGKTMYQGEQAVTIIGVVDKLQGAWVDHENFEYSVIQNIDFGGSSSNKSYMVRALPEHIPALEEAISKALYAENPNRVVENFQTLTTIKNLTYSNHRLMATVLSIMVVLLLLITALGLTGMVMFNIQRRTKQIGTRRALGARKRDIIEYFMVENYLICIVGGVIGGMLSLVLGQQLMSLYSLPMVPVIYPIISVIGLLVVTTLAVIVPAAKAANISPAMATRSV, from the coding sequence ATGTTACATATCAAACCGATTTTATCCAGTTTAATGCGCAGTAAAAGTGCGCCGGTTTTATTGCTATTGCAGATTATTTTGTCGGTTGCGATAGTCGCCAATGCGAGCTTTATTATTAACGAACGTTTGTCGCTAATGCAGCGAGAATCTGGCTATGCCGAAGATCAGATCCTGACCTTTAACCTGTATAATTTCGATCCTGCTATCGACAACATGAAACAAAACCAAGTTGACCAACAAATTTTGCGTTCGCTGCCCAATGTAATTGATGCCAGTTACAGCAATATGTTGCCGTTAAGCGGCAGCGGATGGATGGATCGCTATGTTGACGGCCCAGATGCCGATACCGCTAAAAGCACCCCTGGGTTTGCCTTTTATTTGGGTAATGAGCACTTACTCAATGTGATGGGAGCGAAGTTAATTGCCGGGCGAAATTTTACCGCCGATGAAATTAATACCAGCTTAGATGACAGCGGCATGATGGCGTTAGTGTCGCAACCGTTAGCCAAAGCCTTTTGGGGCGATGAGTCACCTTTAGGTAAAACCATGTATCAAGGTGAGCAAGCCGTGACCATTATAGGCGTAGTGGATAAGCTGCAAGGTGCTTGGGTTGACCACGAAAACTTTGAATACAGCGTGATCCAGAATATCGATTTTGGTGGCAGTAGTAGTAATAAATCATACATGGTGCGGGCATTACCTGAACATATTCCAGCGTTAGAAGAAGCCATTAGTAAAGCCTTGTATGCAGAAAACCCAAACCGTGTAGTGGAAAACTTCCAAACACTCACCACGATTAAAAATTTAACTTACAGTAACCACCGTTTAATGGCGACAGTGTTAAGTATTATGGTGGTGTTATTGTTATTAATTACAGCGTTGGGATTAACCGGTATGGTGATGTTTAATATTCAACGCCGCACCAAACAAATAGGCACTCGCCGCGCGCTGGGTGCACGTAAACGTGACATTATTGAATACTTTATGGTGGAAAATTACCTAATTTGTATTGTCGGTGGGGTCATCGGTGGCATGCTATCGTTGGTACTTGGGCAGCAATTAATGTCACTGTATAGCTTACCTATGGTACCGGTGATTTATCCGATTATCTCTGTTATTGGTTTGCTGGTTGTAACTACGCTAGCGGTAATAGTGCCCGCAGCTAAGGCGGCTAATATTTCACCCGCCATGGCAACGCGCAGTGTGTAG
- a CDS encoding sigma-54 dependent transcriptional regulator produces the protein MDNILIVDDNHAICQALALMIELHGYQAIFCHSPEAAIEIVTNKEISLVIQDMNFSRDTTSGEEGKQLFYALRQLQPNLPIILMTAWTQLETAVELVKAGAADYMGKPWDDAKLLNSISNLLSIYRLSQQNSQLTRIDSERMSAINGADLCGLIFGSGAMQRCVDLALQVARSDVSVMITGPNGAGKDKIADILQANSPLKDKPFIKVNIGALPMDLLEAELFGAEAGAFTGANKTRMGRFEAADGGTLFLDEIGNLPLSGQVKLLRVLQTGEFERLGSHQTRKVNVRVISATNADLADDIAHGRFREDLFYRLNVIELAISPLNQRQDDILPLVKHFIGAHYSLDKSTQQALINHSWSGNVRELENACKRAALLAKSPQLTIDDFGLMAIANGGAATQHALVVEHHLGQQDQGIDDTQSICEPDKQQLEDALAQYNGVIARVAKSFGLSRQALYRRMEKYGLRVTR, from the coding sequence ATGGATAATATTTTAATTGTTGATGACAATCACGCCATTTGCCAAGCGCTTGCGTTAATGATTGAACTGCATGGCTATCAGGCAATTTTTTGTCATTCACCAGAAGCGGCTATTGAGATTGTGACTAATAAAGAGATCAGCTTAGTCATTCAAGACATGAACTTTAGCCGTGATACCACCTCGGGTGAAGAAGGCAAGCAACTGTTTTACGCATTGCGTCAGTTACAGCCTAATTTACCGATTATTTTAATGACTGCGTGGACCCAATTAGAAACCGCTGTCGAGTTGGTTAAAGCGGGGGCAGCTGATTACATGGGGAAACCGTGGGATGACGCTAAGCTGCTTAATAGTATTAGCAACCTATTATCAATTTATCGACTGTCTCAGCAAAATAGCCAATTAACCCGGATAGACAGTGAACGCATGTCGGCCATTAATGGCGCCGATTTATGTGGCTTAATTTTTGGTAGTGGTGCCATGCAGCGCTGTGTTGATTTGGCATTGCAAGTTGCGCGATCCGATGTGTCGGTGATGATCACTGGCCCCAATGGTGCGGGCAAAGACAAAATAGCCGATATTTTACAGGCCAACTCGCCATTAAAAGATAAACCGTTTATTAAGGTCAATATTGGTGCTTTACCAATGGATTTATTAGAGGCCGAATTGTTTGGCGCCGAAGCGGGTGCTTTTACGGGCGCCAATAAAACCCGTATGGGCCGTTTTGAAGCTGCCGATGGTGGCACATTATTTTTAGATGAAATTGGTAATTTGCCATTATCTGGCCAAGTGAAACTATTGCGCGTGTTGCAAACCGGTGAGTTTGAACGTTTAGGCAGTCATCAAACCCGTAAAGTGAATGTGCGAGTGATTAGCGCAACCAACGCGGATTTAGCCGACGACATTGCTCATGGGCGTTTTCGTGAAGATTTATTTTATCGTTTAAATGTCATTGAGCTAGCCATATCACCATTGAATCAACGCCAGGATGATATTTTACCGTTAGTGAAACACTTTATTGGTGCTCATTATAGCCTTGATAAGTCGACCCAGCAGGCGTTAATTAATCACAGTTGGTCGGGTAATGTGCGTGAATTAGAAAATGCCTGCAAAAGGGCGGCGCTGTTAGCTAAGTCACCACAATTAACGATTGATGACTTTGGCTTGATGGCGATAGCTAATGGCGGTGCAGCTACCCAGCATGCGCTTGTTGTTGAACATCATCTTGGCCAACAAGATCAGGGCATTGATGACACACAGTCGATTTGCGAACCCGATAAGCAACAGCTAGAAGACGCTTTAGCGCAATATAATGGCGTCATTGCCAGAGTAGCAAAATCGTTTGGCTTGAGTAGACAAGCCCTTTATCGCCGTATGGAGAAATATGGCCTTAGGGTGACTAGATAA
- a CDS encoding IS3 family transposase (programmed frameshift) gives MKTQPTYSTEFRIDTANLVIKQGYTIREACDATGVGPTAIRRWVTQLRQEFEGITPSANAITPEQKRIQELEAQIKKIEWEKGYLKKGYRSLNARQHQTIALIELLSREQNIVKQLCHLFKIPRSSYHYHLKHRGLVKPEREKLRQQAIAIHRDSRGSAGARTIAGQLNQLGENVGRYKAASLMRDAGLISNQPRKHRYKIANDESKIAPNLLKRQFNVEAINQVWCGDVTYVWSGTKWLYLAVVMDLYARKVVGWACSDSPNTDLTCAALRMAFESRGRPQNLMFHSDQGCHYSSLQYRQMLWKYQITQSMSRRGNCWDNAVMERFFRSFKTEWMPKYGYNNFDEAKLDALNYILNHYNTKRGHSYNNYMTPAAAEMAA, from the exons ATGAAGACTCAACCAACTTACTCAACAGAATTTAGAATAGATACCGCTAACCTTGTGATTAAACAAGGTTACACCATCCGAGAAGCTTGTGATGCAACCGGCGTAGGCCCGACAGCGATTAGACGTTGGGTAACCCAGCTAAGACAAGAATTTGAAGGTATTACTCCATCAGCTAATGCCATCACTCCCGAACAAAAACGAATTCAAGAGCTTGAAGCGCAAATTAAGAAAATTGAATGGGAGAAAG GATATCTTAAAAAAGGCTACCGCTCTCTTAATGCAAGACAACATCAAACGATAGCATTAATTGAATTGTTATCGAGAGAGCAGAACATCGTCAAACAGCTTTGTCATTTGTTTAAAATACCGCGTAGCAGCTACCATTATCATCTCAAACATCGTGGATTAGTGAAGCCTGAACGTGAGAAACTGCGCCAGCAAGCGATTGCAATCCACCGTGATAGTCGTGGCTCTGCAGGGGCAAGAACGATAGCAGGCCAGCTTAATCAACTGGGTGAAAATGTTGGCCGTTATAAGGCCGCGAGTTTAATGAGAGATGCAGGGCTAATCAGTAACCAACCCAGAAAGCATCGTTACAAGATAGCAAATGATGAATCTAAAATAGCCCCTAATTTGTTAAAGCGGCAGTTTAACGTTGAAGCAATAAATCAGGTTTGGTGTGGTGACGTGACCTATGTTTGGTCAGGAACCAAATGGCTCTATTTAGCCGTGGTAATGGATTTGTATGCGAGAAAAGTGGTGGGTTGGGCTTGCTCTGACAGCCCGAATACCGATTTGACTTGTGCAGCATTAAGAATGGCATTTGAAAGTCGTGGACGGCCCCAAAACCTGATGTTTCATTCTGACCAGGGTTGCCATTACAGTAGTCTTCAATATCGACAAATGCTGTGGAAATATCAAATAACGCAGAGTATGAGTCGACGAGGAAACTGCTGGGATAACGCGGTAATGGAACGTTTTTTTAGAAGTTTTAAAACAGAATGGATGCCGAAGTATGGTTACAACAATTTTGATGAAGCGAAGCTGGATGCGTTGAATTACATACTAAATCACTACAATACAAAACGTGGTCATAGTTATAACAATTATATGACGCCAGCGGCTGCCGAAATGGCTGCATAA
- a CDS encoding PAS domain-containing sensor histidine kinase, translating into MLSLRTKLLISNMLSCLLGAMSGALVWLTLGDDTLWLAIIVMLAVCYFCSMWLTRRLSESLQALEIGLLNFKDNDFSVSLHPYGEPQLDALVSLYNQASAKLRSERQFIYQRELMLDKVIQNSPNVMLLIDNSQRVIYANGAARHLFNQGVKVEGMLLPDLVVMLPDTLKAALSSEQEGLFSMGGSGADGVDSHSNTDADSSDVETWHISRGRFTQNNQQHHLILLKQLTKELNRQEVAVWKKVIRIISHELNNSVAPIASMVNSGKFLTQHLDDSKLQLIFDTIENRTTHLSQFISHYAQFAKLPLPQKASIDWAKMTQQLAQQYPFKLLSPLPIKPIKLDAVQLEQVFINLLKNAHESGAEADTVSITFEEVTHPINGLLIKVDDQGCGMSSEVLSQALLPFYSTKQSGTGIGLPLCREIIEAHGGRISMQNRPEGGLSVKVWLPSQEG; encoded by the coding sequence ATGTTATCACTGCGCACTAAATTGCTGATCAGTAACATGTTGAGCTGCCTTTTGGGAGCGATGTCAGGCGCTTTAGTGTGGCTTACATTGGGTGATGACACCTTATGGTTGGCTATTATTGTGATGCTGGCGGTGTGTTATTTTTGCAGTATGTGGCTAACAAGACGATTAAGTGAAAGTCTGCAAGCATTGGAAATCGGTCTACTTAACTTTAAAGATAATGATTTTAGTGTGTCGCTGCATCCCTACGGCGAACCACAATTAGATGCGCTAGTGAGCTTATATAACCAAGCATCGGCAAAATTGCGTAGTGAGCGACAGTTTATTTATCAGCGCGAGTTAATGCTCGATAAAGTGATTCAGAACTCACCTAATGTCATGCTATTAATCGATAATTCCCAGCGAGTCATTTACGCCAATGGCGCAGCAAGACATTTGTTTAATCAGGGTGTCAAAGTAGAAGGCATGTTGTTACCTGATCTTGTGGTGATGTTACCCGACACGCTTAAAGCGGCGTTAAGCAGTGAGCAAGAAGGACTGTTTTCGATGGGCGGTAGCGGGGCCGATGGTGTTGATAGTCATTCTAATACTGATGCTGACAGTAGCGACGTTGAAACCTGGCATATCTCTCGTGGCCGCTTCACTCAAAACAATCAGCAGCACCATTTAATTTTGCTTAAACAGCTCACCAAAGAACTTAACCGCCAAGAAGTGGCTGTGTGGAAAAAGGTGATTCGAATTATTAGCCACGAGCTTAATAACTCGGTCGCGCCCATTGCTTCTATGGTCAACTCCGGTAAGTTTTTAACCCAGCATTTAGACGACAGCAAGTTGCAATTAATTTTTGATACCATCGAAAATCGCACCACACACCTGAGCCAATTTATTTCCCATTATGCTCAGTTTGCTAAGTTACCACTGCCACAAAAAGCCTCAATTGATTGGGCTAAGATGACCCAGCAATTAGCGCAGCAATACCCATTTAAATTGTTGTCACCTTTACCGATTAAGCCGATAAAACTCGATGCAGTGCAATTAGAACAAGTCTTTATTAATCTGCTTAAAAACGCTCACGAGTCTGGCGCGGAGGCAGACACTGTGTCGATAACGTTTGAGGAAGTGACTCATCCAATTAACGGGTTATTAATCAAAGTAGATGACCAAGGTTGCGGGATGTCTAGCGAGGTATTGTCGCAAGCCTTGTTACCGTTTTACTCAACTAAACAATCTGGTACAGGGATTGGTTTGCCATTATGTCGCGAGATTATTGAAGCGCATGGTGGCCGTATTAGTATGCAAAACCGCCCAGAAGGCGGCTTAAGCGTCAAAGTATGGTTGCCTTCACAGGAGGGTTAA
- the ltrA gene encoding group II intron reverse transcriptase/maturase: MMISTEISASPDGEQWQSIDWKSVEPHVLKLQMRIAKATREGKHGKAKALQWILTHSRSAKLLAVKRVSKNKGSRTPGIDGVIWNTDARRMKAVNQLSRKAYQAKPLKRIYIPKKNGKLRPLGIPCMIDRAQQALHLLALEPISETLADPNSYGFRPNRSTADAVDQCFKCLALKRSAQWVLEGDIKSCFDKIGHQWLVDNIAIDKRMLEQWLKSGFMDKGLFYRTDEGTPQGGVISPTLMLMTLAGLEQRIKSTALKKGARANFIGYADDFVVTCASKEVLENDIKPLIADFLAERGLTLSEEKTHITHINKGFDFLGFNHRKYKGKLLIKPSKSNTLLFLSNLRELIKKHATIPVNDLIKLINPKLRGWANYYRHCVAKQVFGYVGHKLFYTLWHWAVRRHPTKSKTWIALKYFINRKGQWQFHGWQKVKDMDCQFNLFQIAKVPIERHVKIRSAAIPFDPQYLEYLVRRKSKRQARNSWNESALTAL; this comes from the coding sequence ATGATGATTTCAACAGAGATTAGTGCCTCTCCTGACGGCGAACAATGGCAGTCCATAGACTGGAAATCCGTTGAACCGCATGTATTAAAGCTTCAGATGCGTATTGCAAAGGCAACACGAGAAGGTAAACACGGTAAGGCGAAAGCGTTGCAATGGATACTGACTCACTCGCGTTCAGCAAAACTTCTTGCTGTTAAACGAGTATCAAAAAACAAAGGCAGTAGAACGCCTGGAATAGATGGTGTCATCTGGAACACGGATGCACGCCGCATGAAAGCAGTAAATCAATTGAGCAGGAAGGCATATCAAGCCAAACCACTCAAGCGTATCTATATCCCCAAAAAGAATGGCAAACTTAGACCTCTTGGTATCCCATGCATGATAGACAGAGCACAACAAGCGCTCCACCTTCTTGCATTAGAGCCTATATCGGAGACGCTTGCTGACCCAAACAGCTATGGATTTAGACCAAATCGTAGCACTGCCGACGCAGTCGATCAGTGCTTCAAATGCTTGGCTCTAAAGAGATCAGCGCAATGGGTTCTTGAGGGAGATATCAAATCCTGCTTCGACAAAATCGGGCATCAATGGCTTGTTGATAACATCGCCATAGATAAACGAATGTTGGAACAATGGTTAAAGTCTGGTTTTATGGATAAAGGGTTGTTTTATCGTACTGATGAGGGCACGCCACAAGGAGGGGTTATATCCCCAACCTTGATGCTAATGACTCTTGCTGGACTTGAACAGCGCATAAAGTCTACAGCACTCAAAAAGGGTGCTAGAGCCAACTTTATTGGATACGCCGACGATTTCGTCGTCACCTGCGCTTCAAAGGAAGTGCTCGAGAACGATATCAAACCGTTGATCGCTGACTTCTTGGCGGAAAGAGGCTTAACACTCTCCGAAGAGAAAACGCACATTACCCACATCAACAAGGGTTTTGACTTCTTAGGGTTCAATCATAGGAAGTACAAAGGAAAATTGCTCATCAAACCGAGCAAGTCCAATACCTTGTTGTTCTTGAGTAACCTGCGCGAACTCATCAAAAAGCACGCAACCATCCCTGTTAACGATCTTATCAAACTGATAAATCCAAAACTAAGGGGTTGGGCGAATTATTATCGTCATTGCGTTGCTAAGCAAGTATTCGGGTATGTTGGGCACAAACTATTCTATACGTTATGGCACTGGGCAGTAAGGCGCCATCCAACAAAATCTAAGACTTGGATAGCCCTTAAATACTTCATCAACCGAAAAGGCCAATGGCAATTTCACGGTTGGCAGAAGGTCAAGGATATGGATTGCCAATTTAATCTATTCCAAATAGCCAAGGTGCCTATTGAGAGACACGTGAAAATCCGAAGTGCGGCTATACCATTCGACCCTCAGTACCTAGAATACTTGGTTAGGAGAAAATCGAAAAGGCAAGCTCGTAACTCTTGGAATGAATCAGCTCTCACTGCTTTATAA